One window of Gymnogyps californianus isolate 813 chromosome 10, ASM1813914v2, whole genome shotgun sequence genomic DNA carries:
- the MRPL44 gene encoding 39S ribosomal protein L44, mitochondrial: MAARLLSRASRRLLAGAGAGAGRVAVSTAPRCEKKRWLRAYLEQQRLEAPPQRRSEKPNWDYHAEIQAFSHRVHENFSLDLLKTAFVNSCYIESEEARRRELGLDKETVALNLQDNSKLAEQGMSFSRSYLTQCFEGAYPDLPAKGIRALVDFLTSEELVSYVAQNLSIHDLTLCKEFPVPSDVLQRTFFAVIGALLDSSGPEKTGIFVRDFFIPQLIGKDLFEIWEVVNPMGLLVEELTKRNLSSPEPRITRQLGVSTVLPLYFVGLYCDKKIIAEGPGETLLAAEEEAARVALRKLYGYTENRRPWDYSKPKQGLAAEKAISSN; encoded by the exons ATGGCCGCCCGGCTGCTTTCGCGGGCGTCGCGGCGGCTGctggccggggccggggccggggccgggcgggtCGCGGTCAGCACTGCGCCGCGCTGCGAGAAGAAGCGGTGGCTCCGCGCCTACCTGGAGCAGCAGCGGCTGGAGGCGCCGCCTCAGCGGCG ATCAGAGAAGCCCAACTGGGATTACCACGCAGAGATACAAGCTTTTAGCCACCGGGTacatgaaaatttttctttggatCTTCTCAAGACTGCATTTGTTAATTCTTGTTATATTGAAAGCGAAGAGGCAAGACGCCGAGAACTTGGGCTAGACAAAGAAACGGTTGCTCTTAATCTACAAGATAATAGTAAACTTGCTGAACAAGGGATGTCTTTTTCACGTTCTTACCTGACGCAGTGCTTTGAAGGTGCCTACCCAGATTTACCTGCAAAGGGGATAAGAGCACTTGTTGATTTTCTTACCAGTGAGGAACTTGTTTCTTATGTGGCTCAAAACCTGTCTATACACGACCTGACGCTTTGCAAAGAGTTTCCCGTCCCATCAGATGTGCTACAGAGGACGTTCTTTGCTGTAATAGGAGCCTTGCTCGATAGCAGCGGGCCTGAGAAAACGGGGATCTTTGTCAGG gatttttttattccccaaCTGATTGGAAAAGACCTGTTTGAGATCTGGGAAGTTGTAAATCCTATGGGCTTACTAGTGGAAGAACTGACCAAGAGGAATCTCTCTTCTCCAGAACCAAGAATTACGAGGCAGTTGGGAGTCAGCACGGTTCTGCCACTGTACTTTGTTGGGTTGTACTG tgaTAAGAAGATTATAGCTGAAGGTCCTGGTGAAACGCTGcttgctgcagaggaagaagctgcCCGCGTGGCACTGCGGAAGCTATATGGGTATACAGAGAACAGGAGACCGTGGGATTACTCAAAACCCAAACAAGGACTG